The DNA region AAATATGTCAGAGCtggtaaaattttgtattgcTGATTGTTCAAGTATTGAAACTTTTCAAAAAGTATTGAAGGTCATTCGTCAGTTGGATATTAAACCTTTGGATGGTGAAAATTGTGAAGAATACTATACCAGTCAAATGTTGATTGTTCAagctttgaaattaaatatgcGTTTATCAAAAAAGTTATCGAATGCAGTAGTTACTATATTACTTGATACATATGAACAAGGACCAACATCAATAgattttatacttttactTTTACTATGTAATTGTTCAaccacatttaaaaaaaaaggtgaaaatatactcaaaaaacaaattaaatgtgGTTATTACAGAGCAAGTTTACTTAATGACTTTTATGATGGTTTTAAAGAAGTTGCAAGAGATTTACAAACAACTGCTTTAAATGAAAGTAGTACACTATTAAAATCTGGTGATACAACACTTGTTAAATTTGCTGATGATTGGATACgtcaacaatttaaaatacattctaAAATTCTTCATATACAACAAgaaataattggaaaaataatattacttatGGGAAATAATGATCAAACAGCAAAAAATGCATTGGCTATATTTCAAGCAATGACTGTCGCAGATGATGAAAAACGTTATCTACAAAATCATTGTAATCATTTAAGAAtacttattgataaaattgatcaacTTGATCTTGATGAAGTTGCAACATTGAACGATATTTTATATGCATTATGTATTGATTCAAATTCAACATCGAATGCATTGGAAGAAGATTTGATGATGCTATTTCACAAACAGTTAGCAAGTGCTGATAGTTTTATTGTATGTAAAGGTGTTGCTGGTGCTGTCATGGCAATAAAACATTCAGCACAAAATCGTGATTCACTATcatcagcaaaaaaattatttaacgagGTTGTTCTTGCAGTACAAGATTGTCCACGTGCACAAGGacttttttatgataatattagtGAAATTATTGCAAATGAAAGTATACAAATTGATCATCGTTTTTTAACAACGATagtaaaatcatttgaaaataaatttgctgAAACTTGTCTTAGTCATAAAGACGATTATCGTGGTGATTTGGTACCAAAATTTGAACTTAAttcacaatttaattattatgtacTTTTTGGTGAAACAAAATATGGTGCAATTGTGCCAGCTTTATTTCgtctaattaaaatatgttttaaaaaaattcctgGTAATCTTGACGAATTAATGTCATGTGCAATTTTAATGCCAAAAGATCTTGAAACACCAGAACCAAGAACATTAGATATGATTTTTACTGTATAAATTGGTATCGTGAATTAATAAATGCTTTTGTCATAAAGGATGATCCAATAATAAAACGTCAAGTTATTCAACGACTTGATAATCTTATGCATTTACAAGGTGAACTATATATAGCATTGTCAATACTAGATAATCGCTATAAACCACCACCATgctattttacaaaaataccaccaccaccatttaTTCGTTTAGAAAAAAGTAGTAAAAGTCAAAAAATCAGcagataaaaattcatcaataaataaagataacagtattaaaaataaaactaaaaatgatTCTAATGATTCGTCTGAATGGGAGTTTTGGGAAATGGGTTCATTATTGTGTATAAAAATACTATGTATTTTCGTCGTCTTGATGCATCAGTTGCACATCTTCTTGAGACTGATATTGATAATGGCTTGAAAACAAGTcatgtttgttttttagttaaagaattattatcaatgttaGCTGATGAAACAATGGCAACAAGACATTTTGTTGATGATCTTGTTAAATTACTTCCAAAAATATGTTCCCAATTGAAATACCTTGTTCAAGAAATTCGTGATGAACCAGAAAGTAAAGAAGATTgcaaacaaacaataaaacttttattcgAATTGCTTAGTAAAATACTTGCTTGGAAAGGATTTGATGTACcatcaaataatgaaatacTTAAAACAGCACTTAAAACACTTGCTGAACAATGTGATCGATCGAATATTAATCTTCAATCAAAACGTGAAACAATATCAGcttcatatacatattttgAATCACTATCAGATATTGTTACCCATATATCACTTGCTTATAGCTTGGTTAACTTGTGCAAAGAATTAATGaaacattcaaaaatatttgctgATAGAAACCGTGAAAGACAATCTAAAATGGCATATGGATTTTTGTGTCTCGAATGGACAGATGATCAACACGTTGGACCAGTATTCAATTCATCTGTCACAGGTTTACTTAAAAATTGGATGGATTATGAAGAGTTCCGTTTGGACCGCATTACAAATGTTCTTGAAAACTTACCTGAAGAAGTGGAAAATCTGGAAAGACCACGTAGTAATTTGGAAACTATGAGGACAATTAGTCGTGTCAATTTTCACCATTTTTTCCGTACATTATTTGATGGTTTGATCAGTGGAATTAGACTTGCTCTTTCAGCTACAAACacgtaatatttattaataaattaaattaattatttatagaaggtatagcatatttaaaaaattttcgttttttttttttatctaacagTGAAGGACAAAAAGTTCAAGTATGGCATCAAGCtggcaaaaatttaaaactgcTAATGTTAATATGTCGAAAAATACCAACAAAAAGTGTTTTGAGAGTTTATTTGCGTTGTATGCCAATATTTTTGAAGCAATTTATCAACTGTGGAATTCcagtacttgaaaaaatacttCGATATCAACCAGaagaaattacaaaaataaccaaattGATACAaggtaaaaatttttcgatccaacttattttaattatttgattttttgcttatagtttaatttatatgtactttttatcaatattatagctggaacaaaatttttgaatgcTGTTTGCTGTCAtgcaacagaaaaaaaagatatctcATTAACTAATCTCGTACCAGCAGCAAAACTGATTGTTGAACAATTGCTGTATCAAATTAAAGCTATGCTTGTTGCAAATCATAGTTCACCAGCTTTTTGGATGGGAAatcttattaataaaaatttggatGGAGAACAAATTCTATCACAGGTTCGTTGAGTTAATTTTTgtgtatcaataatattttgtattctttatactttatttaaattattattttcaatattttttttatagaatactTCGGATGAACAATCAATTCCTGATGTTACCAATGATAACAGccttgatgataatgatcTTCAATCTGATGTATTATCAGATGTAGAAAGTAGTATTTTTGATCTTGAGGCTGGtggtgatgaagatgatgatgatgctactaatgataatgaacaagtattatataattcagattaatataataaaaaattagttaaatatcttttttataaaaaatacttcaaagttgttattataattattataaactataaGAATCGGTAAGAAATATGACGGATTCTACTAGTAGACTGTGTCATCAGGACTACCCGTAGTTTTATGTAGAATAAGTACATGAATAAGTATTAAGTTTCTGTTAGACTACTGGTTGGTCGTTATTTGGACTTAGATGCgagaaaatatcaataaaaatacagaaaaagttataactttatttttataaatttattaaatttattgtgcagtacttatatacctatatgaataaattagatTAAATTCGAAAACTAAAATACTCATTTTTAAACACAGCTCATTTCATTCAAAAGTTCAAAAATGCGTTGACAATAATCatataacattaatttttttgcctaaaataaatatttagataacacataaatagaataaatttttcatggaTGGAAGACTAGgagtcaatatttttatcataatttataaataatccatcatgaaaatgaaattcggtcataaatgtttttttgactataaaaaaaaaatactaagtTGTTAAGAATAAAATCTAAGACTGtgtttgatgaaataaaacagATAAAAGTTGATTTGGgcataattgaataattggtGATTTTAAAGTTGACCCAACACTGTTAAAAGTAAGTGATGTTTCGGAAATAGTCCAATGTTCACTAATATTGATAAACTTTGCAAGATTAATTTCACCAGTTGAACTAATATTAAAACGTTTAAATGTTGATTCTTCTCCCAAGCATGTATCTAATGGTTGTCGATGTAGCACTACACCGATACCTTTGTCAGTTGTATCTGGCAGTGGAAAAACACGAAAACTTATTACACTAATGTCAATTGGGAGATCAGTGTATAGTGGTGAAAAATATGGATTTAAATCTATTGAAGATGACTCATGAGGGTGCATAACAATTGTTGGATGAAGCAATTCTTCTGCAGCAAGATGTCCACCAACTGATAACATTCCTGCTGGGTTATTTGGTACTGATGATTtacatgacattttttttttctccaaaattactataaatttatgttttgtgtTCAAATTATCAGTGACACCTTGCTCAAGACCACGCTCATCATCTTGCATAAGTCGACGATCTTGCATTATCtgaaataaacaatttgttaaatatttgaataataaaaacgatTACTCGACCTGTGTTGTCATTGATCAATAATTACGAggtgaatataaattacaactTACTTCGAATTGACCAGAGCCCATCGATGCTGCACCCAAAGGTTGACCTGTTAAAATTGTTAATCTAGCTCGTTTGTCTTCAATATAACCTGCAGCTGGTAGTGGATAATAATTAGCCTGTATtggtaattttgaaaatcttTGTCGTCTAATCATATTTAAACCATttaaatcagtaaaaaattCATCGTTAGATACAATATCTGTATTAAATTTCATAGCTAATtcaaaatttgttgttttcGATATATCAACTTCATTGATAATATGAAGACCAAGACCATCGGCACCGGATGAATGAAATAATGTACACGTATGTCGTACATGAGAAAGTACAAGATaaacttttgaataaattggTCCAGTTATAACATGAATGGCCCAATCGTTTGTTGTATAAAGTGGATCTGGTTTTGGTTTAtctggtaaaaataaatatgcacCACTTTGTGGTCTTGGCGCACTAACAGTACCATACTTGACAAATTCCAAATGAACTGGAAATGTTGTGTTGGcaatatttaaagattttaaaaatccagATTTACTGAATGTTGCTATTAATTCTGGTTTATAGCCAATTGAAAATTCTTGTGTATGAGGTAATATTTGAATTCGTTCAAATGCTGGTACAGAATTTGGTGGTATTGCAGTAttgtaaatttgtatatttgcaATATGAGAAGTTGATGGTAGTGCTTTTCTTTGAAcgggataaataaaatatgtagtGATACCAAAACCAGGTACGTTAGCTAAAAATGATAGTTCATATTTTGAATCTGATAGTGTAGCTGAACTAATAAATATAGGCGATATTTGACATTCAATTGATTGTCCATTTCTATCCGTAACTCTAACAAAAGGCAtcgaaataattaaactttgaaCTTTTTTTCGTTCTCGTGgtaatgaattataaattaatattttttctggtgttgcattatcaataaatataattgtttgaCGTTCTCCAATACTTGTATGATGTGATCTCATTTCAtccataattaaatattttgattctTCATTAAGACCAAAACTTGGTGATGGTTTTTTGTTATGTTGTAATAAATGTGCAGCAGCTATTTGTAATACatgatttgaattattaagtgcttttatcattttttttgcataatcAATAACAACATGATCTTTAGCTGTTCCAGTTACTCCATCGTGATGCTGAAAAAGTGCATGCAATTGTCTAGCATCAACTAAACGTTTTtctaaactattttttattaaattatgataacCATTTGCCCAACCAACTGCAGCAAGTATTTCTGATGCTCTTAATGTACTTAAAAGTACACGATCAAGTTGTTTATGATATGGTCTTGATGTGTAATATCCACTCCAATAATGATCATCCCGATCAGCATACGTAAAAAAATCACCAGATAATTTTGGTAATTCTTTATCTTTCAATTCATTCTTCATTGCATTAAAATAATCAGTTAATGTaccaaattgtattttaacatGTAGATTATCGTTGTTATTcatataatcaaataaacgttgataattatcatattgTTCATCCCATTCAGTACTTTGACTGTAACGAAAATCATCACCAAGTGGTGCAAGAACAACATTTGACTTAaataattgtgatttttttctatactgaTCAAGTAAAAGCTCAGCGCGTTTTGCAACATTTTTATCAGTTATAACTTGTGGATTAACCCGCCAAGGACATGATAATCCAAATTTTGGTAATctgaaaaaatcaaattgacaACAAATTTTTGGATCCGGACCACATGTATGAGGCACATCATAACTATAAAATGGCATAACATGGGTTAATAACTCAGTCGAGCCATTATGATCCCACAATTGTCGCCATTTAAACTCAAGATTTTTACCTTTggctagatatttttttacactatAATGAACacgttgaataattaaattttcaacaccagaatttttaagtaaatatgGCATAGTCGGAGACAGACCAAAAGGATCAATAGCCCAGCTTGACATTGGTATGTAATCGAGATTTTCTTTAAGCCATTGATGGCCTTGTGTCAATTGAGTAAGTTGCGCTGACCAGTGAGAGACAGCTTCGTCTGGCATTACCCAACCACCACCAACAATTTCTAATTGCCCATCAACAATAAGCCgttttaccaatttttttgtatctgaTGATTGATCATCCCaccaaagtttaaaaaatgatatttctgCCCAAATAAATTTACGTCTTTTGTCATAAGATAATTTGGTAACCATATTACTCAATATTCTTTGTGTTTTatgttcataatatttttcaaatgtctCTAACCAGCCTGGATCATTATGTGAATGTGGTACAACAAAAACATTCAGTTTTCTTGTTGTATTCCATTGCTTTTCATCATATGTTATTGGCCAACCTTGCTTCCAAACACCACCATCTGGATTGTCAAAGTCTAATTGTCGATACAAGTCTAACATTTGTATATCAACATTTGGAATTTTAAGGGAATTATGATTACaggttaaatttttattaacattattttgataaaataatttatttaagggtgcattttttgtttgtatcaatcaatttttgtgaaataatatttcttgtaTCTCATTCAgcacttttttattatgattaacatCATTTTCAAGTTTTGATATACGGTTTTCCAGTTTTATTGGGTTATCATTTTCGACAGTAACTTTTGAACTTTTTAAAcctttcaataatttatcatcgaTCATAaaataagttattaaaatcattgatatcaGTGACACCATTCCGATGATAACAAGCCATTTAAAATATCGGCGAATTaactttatcattttcattattttttattttaaattgcacTCAAATAGTTGAATATTAACATGTATTAACTGCGACAAGTTTTATGCATATtgattgtgtatttttttattatttcgaaattcCATTACTGGTTTAATAGGTTTTAAACTTTCAATATAAGTGTAACtgaaaattttaagaaaaaatgacactttttttaaagaaaaacacaTGCAATAATAATGTGTACGTAACCGGTAAATAGGcactgtaaatttaatatttatattttatatgtcgGTAGCAGTCGGTAGCAGTGATGGGTAATTTGACGATTTTTGGGGtatcagcagtccaattcacagcacccgtattcagcaCCACCAGTTTCAcagaacaaattttataatttagggctttttaccgctgatggcgcttgtaaaaattttttatatagattttacatacaaaagcttcacaagcgccgtggTGGTGAAAAAAGCCCTGAATTGTNNNNNNNNNNNNNNNNNNNNNNNNNNNNNNNNNNNNNNNNNNNNNNNNNNNNNNNNNNNNNNNNNNNNNNNNNNNNNNNNNNNNNNNNNNNNNNNNNNNNTTGCACCTATGCGCGCGCAcacatcacaaaataatatttaaaaaaaaaaaataatattattattcatatatatatacatacgtacatatataaataataataacaataaataaataataaaaaaatatatatgtaattaaaaaataattataataataataataataataataaataaaataataggggTAGTTTTTTAAGGGTAGTTTTTGTGAGGGTACTTTATCAGGGTAGTCGCGTATGGGCCCCGCGGAGTTTGTAGGTGCTCGAGGGGGGAACGCGAGCAAGCGGCACAGAGGGAAAGGGGGCAGGTAAAAAAACGACTCCCAAAACCGGTTTTTTCGTGGATCGTATACCATTTAACAGCACGCTGCCCGCTATCTCTCCCTATACTCTACTaacgtataaaaaaaaggagaggGTATACACGCGTTTATCCCCAAACAGATAACGATAGTTTCTTTAGGGAAGGTTTGCGCAATCATAACGACACACAGATACAtgctgaataaaaaataagagggATAAAAGGGAAATCTATTTTAAGTGATATACCAGGTTTTGATATTATATCAAATCTGGACGTTGACTGGTTGCATGCAGTAGCGTTAGGTGTGACTAGGTCATTTACGAATTTGTGGATAAGTCCTGTTACAAATGGGACTGAAAGAAAGCC from Aphidius gifuensis isolate YNYX2018 linkage group LG5, ASM1490517v1, whole genome shotgun sequence includes:
- the LOC122857485 gene encoding alpha-mannosidase 2-like, with translation MLDLYRQLDFDNPDGGVWKQGWPITYDEKQWNTTRKLNVFVVPHSHNDPGWLETFEKYYEHKTQRILSNMVTKLSYDKRRKFIWAEISFFKLWWDDQSSDTKKLVKRLIVDGQLEIVGGGWVMPDEAVSHWSAQLTQLTQGHQWLKENLDYIPMSSWAIDPFGLSPTMPYLLKNSGVENLIIQRVHYSVKKYLAKGKNLEFKWRQLWDHNGSTELLTHVMPFYSYDVPHTCGPDPKICCQFDFFRLPKFGLSCPWRVNPQVITDKNVAKRAELLLDQYRKKSQLFKSNVVLAPLGDDFRYSQSTEWDEQYDNYQRLFDYMNNNDNLHVKIQFGTLTDYFNAMKNELKDKELPKLSGDFFTYADRDDHYWSGYYTSRPYHKQLDRVLLSTLRASEILAAVGWANGYHNLIKNSLEKRLVDARQLHALFQHHDGVTGTAKDHVVIDYAKKMIKALNNSNHVLQIAAAHLLQHNKKPSPSFGLNEESKYLIMDEMRSHHTSIGERQTIIFIDNATPEKILIYNSLPRERKKVQSLIISMPFVRVTDRNGQSIECQISPIFISSATLSDSKYELSFLANVPGFGITTYFIYPVQRKALPSTSHIANIQIYNTAIPPNSVPAFERIQILPHTQEFSIGYKPELIATFSKSGFLKSLNIANTTFPVHLEFVKYGTVSAPRPQSGAYLFLPDKPKPDPLYTTNDWAIHVITGPIYSKVYLVLSHVRHTCTLFHSSGADGLGLHIINEVDISKTTNFELAMKFNTDIVSNDEFFTDLNGLNMIRRQRFSKLPIQANYYPLPAAGYIEDKRARLTILTGQPLGAASMGSGQFEIMQDRRLMQDDERGLEQGVTDNLNTKHKFIVILEKKKMSCKSSVPNNPAGMLSVGGHLAAEELLHPTIVMHPHESSSIDLNPYFSPLYTDLPIDISVISFRVFPLPDTTDKGIGVVLHRQPLDTCLGEESTFKRFNISSTGEINLAKFINISEHWTISETSLTFNSVGSTLKSPIIQLCPNQLLSVLFHQTQS
- the LOC122857484 gene encoding LOW QUALITY PROTEIN: Fanconi anemia group D2 protein-like (The sequence of the model RefSeq protein was modified relative to this genomic sequence to represent the inferred CDS: inserted 2 bases in 2 codons), which translates into the protein MDKRNIRRRAMHGNLFKKPTISKSSDEEEDMFVKASQNSSKKLSNTQRLRMIESQSKSQNQENSQLNSGNDNTPKKKKQRSPTLSPKRSNNLLSSKKSPPVPTKTPSKDDDEDSLSEVETSPPLIKKSQKIRSLNHTKKRITESPQTSVQKKQRKNRNQIENDEDYNYVNLETFFRKCGITISDSNDQQVFSIENDSLTTVKKVQEIICSGVIPKNQVITDWKTYLEDVNNVRKLMEPTIVTGEQRLLGSSAGSSVVRILLQVPVLQTEIMESLLTKLVDSVLIANSMDEVQWTRLLLQQFRFLEIIHEPELLTTKLEELLEASPIWFQQELIVALPDIVTDPYHQTIAEILCRLMEENKELTNGVINCIGNLSLGTEYHEELRQNILNILNSNNCPVSNMSELVKFCIADCSSIETFQKVLKVIRQLDIKPLDGENCEEYYTSQMLIVQALKLNMRLSKKLSNAVVTILLDTYEQGPTSIDFILLLLLCNCSTTFKKKGENILKKQIKCGYYRASLLNDFYDGFKEVARDLQTTALNESSTLLKSGDTTLVKFADDWIRQQFKIHSKILHIQQEIIGKIILLMGNNDQTAKNALAIFQAMTVADDEKRYLQNHCNHLRILIDKIDQLDLDEVATLNDILYALCIDSNSTSNALEEDLMMLFHKQLASADSFIVCKGVAGAVMAIKHSAQNRDSLSSAKKLFNEVVLAVQDCPRAQGLFYDNISEIIANESIQIDHRFLTTIVKSFENKFAETCLSHKDDYRGDLVPKFELNSQFNYYVLFGETKYGAIVPALFRLIKICFKKIPGNLDELMSCAILMPKDLETPEPRTLDMXFYCINWYRELINAFVIKDDPIIKRQVIQRLDNLMHLQGELYIALSILDNRYKPPPCYFTKIPPPPFIRLEKNNSIKNKTKNDSNDSSEWEFWEMGSLLXYKNTMYFRRLDASVAHLLETDIDNGLKTSHVCFLVKELLSMLADETMATRHFVDDLVKLLPKICSQLKYLVQEIRDEPESKEDCKQTIKLLFELLSKILAWKGFDVPSNNEILKTALKTLAEQCDRSNINLQSKRETISASYTYFESLSDIVTHISLAYSLVNLCKELMKHSKIFADRNRERQSKMAYGFLCLEWTDDQHVGPVFNSSVTGLLKNWMDYEEFRLDRITNVLENLPEEVENLERPRSNLETMRTISRVNFHHFFRTLFDGLISGIRLALSATNTEGQKVQVWHQAGKNLKLLMLICRKIPTKSVLRVYLRCMPIFLKQFINCGIPVLEKILRYQPEEITKITKLIQAGTKFLNAVCCHATEKKDISLTNLVPAAKLIVEQLLYQIKAMLVANHSSPAFWMGNLINKNLDGEQILSQNTSDEQSIPDVTNDNSLDDNDLQSDVLSDVESSIFDLEAGGDEDDDDATNDNEQVLYNSD